Part of the Tolypothrix sp. PCC 7910 genome, CTGCAACAGGCGATGACTGTTGATGGTTTGCACTGCCGTTTCGGAGGGAGTGCGATCGCGTGCCACGATAATTACTTGCAGACATTCTATTTCGTAATTTTTCTGTTTAGCGATCGCTGCTGCCATTTCTAGTAAGGTCTCGGCTGTCTGCGGATGGGATAATGGCACTAACAACCTGCCTTTTCTAATAGCCGGAGCGCGAGTTTGGTAAATTACATAAGAAGGTTCTAATGTCTTGGTCGGCTCAATTTTATCTACATTACCGTTGAGTCGCTCGGCTTCGATGCGGATAATATCAGTGCGTGTAATAATTCCTATGAGTTTGCGCCCTTCGGTAACAGGCAAACAGCTCAAGTTATAACGGTTGAGTAGATGTAAAACATAAGCCAGGGTAGCCGAGGGGCTGACTGTAACTGGCTCTGGTGTCATAATTTGATTGATCGGTGTATCGCGAGCTAACTGTTGTGAGCCAGTATTTACCACATCTTTTTGAGTCACAATACCCACAAGTCTGCCATTCTCGACAACTGGGAAATTGCGATGGTGAGAATGGGAAAATGCCTGTACTGCTTCATCAATACTCATTTTGCTAGAGAGAGTTTCGACACGGCGCTGCATGACATCTGGGGCAGTTAACTGTGCTAAAAGTCCCTCGACAACGGGTTCTTTTTTAATGTGAATGCCTTTCCATTCAAGTAGCAAATCGTAAAGCGACCTATAGTCTATTTTTTCTGCCACTAAATAGGCAACTACAGACACAATCATTAACGGTAGTACCAAATTAAAATCTGTGGTCATCTCAAAGACAATGACAACAGCAGTAATTGGCACCTTGGAGACAGCGCTAAAAAATGCCGCCATGCCTACATGGGCGTAAGTTGTGGCTGCACTCATGCCCAGCAAACTCTCTTGCGTAGCACCTACTAGATAGCCAAGGGCAGCTCCTAAGACTAAGGTAGGAACTAGCAACCCTCCTGGCGCTCCAGAACCGTAAGTTAAAATAATTAAGCTAAATTGAACAACAAAAGCGATCGCAGCCAATACTGAATCACTACTACCTGTAAGTAACAGATCTCGCAACCCAGCATGATTGCGAAAGGCTACAGGTAAAAGGGCAATAACAACACCACTGACTAACCCAACAATTCCAATTCGCCAGGGTAAACTCAAGCGTAGTAGGCGGCGGTTAACTGCCAAACTAGCAATCACACTTTTATTAAAGATAATTCCTAGTAACCCAGCCAGCACGCCCAAAATCAAGTAGAAAGGGATTTCCTGAGCAAAGAATGTTGTATGTGTCACAGCTAAATTAATGTTCAGATCTAAGCTGTGACTGCCATAAAGCCGAGAGATAACTGAAGCAATAAAAGAAGCCAGAATTGCCGTGCCAAGGGTAATACCTGAGACATCTTGGAGTAGTTCTTCCACTACAAATAAGACACCTGCAATTGGCGCATTAAAAGCTGCGGCTAACCCTGCACCAGCACCGGCGGCGATCAGTTGACGACGATGTTCTGGGGAAGTCGGCACCCAATTACTCAGTTGATTGGCTAAAGCCGCTCCAATTTGCACAGTCGGCCCTTCCCGTCCTAAAGGCATACCAGAACCCAGTACTAGGGTGGCACTGATCAATTTGACTAGAGCAATCCGCAAATTCAATGGCATCGGTACACGAGCTAGTACCGCCTTCACTTCAGACATCCCACTACCAGATGCTTCCGGTGCAAAGCGCTCTACTAGCCAACCAGCTAAGATTCCGCCTACTAGGCCAATAGCAGGTAACACCAAATAGGCGGGCCAAAGGTAGGAAACATGGATTCGCCATGCCCCAGCCCAGTCCACCGCCTGTCCTAAAACAACTGCCGCCAGTCCAGAAACCAAACCAATCACACAAGCTTCAAAAAAAGCCAAGCGTCTTGGTTGCAGCATCTGGCGAGAAAGCCTCAACCAGAGAATTTTTCCCCTGATGAACATAATTTTTAGCGATCGCTCTGAATAAGTAATGGTGTTTTAGTTGTTAAAATGTTTTTTCTTCTATCAATAGCGTTTCATGAAAAAATGAAAATTCAATGAAATTTATATATATCAAAAGCTAGATGTAAGTTAATAATTGCACCAGACTATATTACGCAATGTAATAGACTTGAAACTCTTACTTATAGGGGAAGGCGGACTGTAAATGTACTACCAAGTCCAGGTTGACTTTGAAGATGAATACTGCCTTTGTGTGCAAGAGCGATCGCCAATGCTATAGCTAAACCTAACCCTGAACCACCAGAGGTGCGAGAGCGATCGCGATCGACTCGATAGAAGCGATCAAAAATTCGCGCTTGATGCTCCACAGCAATGCCAATTCCTGTATCTTGAACTTTGATAATGGCGTAATGCTCGCTATCTTCTAAAAAAATCGTAACTTTCCCTCCACTAGGTGTTGCTTGAATGGCATTAATAATTAAGTTAGAAATTAAACGATAAAGCTGTTCTTCATTTCCCATGACATAGATTTTTTTCGTAACTAGCAATTCCTTAGATAGATTTACCTGATTTTCTACAGCTAAAAATGCTAATTCCTCTATTAAATCGCTAATTAAATCATTCAAACAGCAAGGCTGATATTCTCCTATAATTTGTTTTTGGTCTATCCTAGTCAACAATAATAAATCTCCGACCAACTGCGACAGGCGACGGTTTTGGCGTTTAAGAACATCTAAAATGCTATTATTTGATTTTGGTTCTTGCTGTAACTTAATAGCAGCTTCAATAGTAGAATACATCGCGGCTAAAGGCGTGCGAAACTCATGGGCAGCATCAGCAGTAAATTGTTGCATTTGTTGGTATGTATGATATACAGGTTGCATTGCCCTTCCTGCCAACCACCAACTTGATAAACCAACAAAAATCATGGAAATTGGTAATCCCAGAAGTAAAGTTAATCTTAAATAATTAAGATGTTGGTCTAAGTCAGTGAGGCTGCGTGCCACCTGGAGATAACCTGAAAGCTGGTTTTGAGTATATAAAGGTAAAGTGATTTGACGGTATCTAGTACCAGAAAAATCGGTGAGAATTTGCCATTGTTTTGTCGGTGAAGTCATTGGTAAATCATTAAATGACATCCCTGCAATGGCAAACAGCTTTTCTGAACGATCCAATAAGCGTATATAGTAATTAACTGAATTAGCTGCCTCTGCTATTGGTTGCTTAATAATAGTTGTTTTCGGCAAACAATTTATTGGCGTTAGACATAATTTTAAGGAAAGTTCTTGAGCAAGTTGCTCTAAATGTCCAGGTTGCTGCCAAGCTGGTTCAATACTTTGATGTAATGCCTTTGCTACTGATTGCAATCCCTGGTCTATGGTTTCATAGTAGGTATGGGCAACTACACTATAAACACCCAGTCCAGATAGCCCTAAAATACCACCCATCACGAGTGTGTACCAAGCTGCTAAACGTAAACGAGTCTGGTAAAAAATGGGATTGCGTTGCATATTTATGTAACTTTACAGTGCAGTTTGTTTGCCAGTATGAATGTTGAGACGATAGCCTACACCATAGATAGTTTCTATTAAAGATTCGCTGTCTTCTTCTCCTAATTTGCGTCTTAATAAGCGAATTTGTGCAGCTACTACATTGCTACATGGTTCTGCACCAATTTCCCACAGTTGATTAATAATTTGGTCGCGACTGATAATTTGCTGAGGATGCCGCATAAAATATTCTAGTAATTGGAATTCTTTGGCAGTTAAAGATAATAATTGCTTCTCACCATCAGGATAATATCTAGTAAGTTCATGGGTAATGTAATTAAGAGTGAGACAACCTACTTGTAAGCGTCGGGGTTGAATTTGGGGTGTAAATGTTGTGCCTACATAAGAAGCACGACGTTGTAATGCTCTTAATCTTGCTAGTAGTTCTGCCATATCAAATGGTTTCACCAAATAGTCATCTGCACCGCTATCTAGACCAATAATTTTTTCTTCCATGCGGTCTTTTGCCGTTAACATCAAAATAGGCAGAATTGATTGGCGCGTTAGCGAAGCTCCTCCCTTGGAGGCTCGCAAGCATCTACACAACTCTACCCCCGAAATTCCTGGTAGCATCCAATCAAAAATTCCTAGCGTGTACTCAGTCCATCCGGTTTCTAGATATTGCCACGCCTGAGTACCATCAAGAAACCAATCAACTACATACGCTTCATGGGTTAGGACTTCTTTGATTGCTGCGCCTAAATCTGCTTCATCCTCAACTAATATCAGCCGCATACTCAACCCAGTGCTAAAAGCCTTCTTTAATTACGCTGGCACGCAAAAGTGAAATCAATATGAAATTTTGATTCTACTTTAGATAGAAACAATAAGACCTCAAACGGTTGAAGCTTTAATTATCAAGCAAGTTTGCTCAAAACAAAAGCAGCCAAGAATCCTAATACAACAATTAGCCCAGCAAAATCATGGGCTTGCTCGAAAGCTTCGGGAATCATAGTGTCTGAAATCATTGCTAAAATAGCACCTGCGGCTACAGCAGTAGTTGCGGCGATAACTTCTTGGGAGAAGTGACTAAACAACGCGTAGCCTAAAAGCGCAGCTATACCTGAGATAATAGCGATCGCTCCCCACACGCCAAAGATGTATGCAGTTGAACGTCCGGCTTTTTTCATTCCCGCAGCGCTAGAAAGTCCTTCGGGAACGTTAGACAGAAAAACCGCCGCTACAGTTACCCAACTAACAACACCGCCGCCAATCATGCTGACACCAATCACAATGGATTCGGGGATACCATCGAGTAATGCACCGACTGCAATAGCAAGTCCACTACCACTATCTTGTTCTTCTGATGGTTGTTGTTCCCCGGAACGCTTGCGATGCTTTGCACCTTGATAGGATAGAAACCAGTTTGCGCCTGTGTAAACAACTGCACCACCGAGGAATCCAATCGCTGTGGAGTCAAAGCCACCACGCTTATAAGCTTCATCCATCAATTCAAATGCTAGTGCAGAAATTAGCACGCCAGCACCAAAAGCCATAATTGCTGCGATAGCCCGTTGGGGAATTTTGGCATAGTAACCTACCGCAGAACCTAATAACAGTGCTGAACCGCCTACTAAACCCCAGAAACCTGCTTTTAACCAAAGTGGAAACATGATAAAAATTCAAAATTCAAAATTCAAAATTCGTCTTGGAAAGTTTGCTCAACGGGGGGAACCCCCGCACGCAACTTTCCGCAAAATTCAAAATTAAAGACATTTCCAGTTTGGGGTTTTGATAGTGCTTGTAATTCTTCCCAACTGTAATGACGGGGTAGTTCAATTGGTTTATGATCGGCTCCTAATCCTAACCCTACTGTTGGTTGGAGTTCTTCAATAAATTCATCAGCATATTCTGCTAGTTCATTGGCTGCAACACCGCCTGCGATCGCACCTGCAACCCCACCTATCGCCGCTCCAACTTTACCACCAATGGAGCGACCGATTGCGGCTCCGGCAATTCCACCTCCGGCTGCTCCTAATCCTGTGGCAATTGGATGAGTATTTGCA contains:
- a CDS encoding colicin V family bacteriocin, whose amino-acid sequence is MNNEEHENQTPANTHPIATGLGAAGGGIAGAAIGRSIGGKVGAAIGGVAGAIAGGVAANELAEYADEFIEELQPTVGLGLGADHKPIELPRHYSWEELQALSKPQTGNVFNFEFCGKLRAGVPPVEQTFQDEF
- a CDS encoding chloride channel protein, whose translation is MFIRGKILWLRLSRQMLQPRRLAFFEACVIGLVSGLAAVVLGQAVDWAGAWRIHVSYLWPAYLVLPAIGLVGGILAGWLVERFAPEASGSGMSEVKAVLARVPMPLNLRIALVKLISATLVLGSGMPLGREGPTVQIGAALANQLSNWVPTSPEHRRQLIAAGAGAGLAAAFNAPIAGVLFVVEELLQDVSGITLGTAILASFIASVISRLYGSHSLDLNINLAVTHTTFFAQEIPFYLILGVLAGLLGIIFNKSVIASLAVNRRLLRLSLPWRIGIVGLVSGVVIALLPVAFRNHAGLRDLLLTGSSDSVLAAIAFVVQFSLIILTYGSGAPGGLLVPTLVLGAALGYLVGATQESLLGMSAATTYAHVGMAAFFSAVSKVPITAVVIVFEMTTDFNLVLPLMIVSVVAYLVAEKIDYRSLYDLLLEWKGIHIKKEPVVEGLLAQLTAPDVMQRRVETLSSKMSIDEAVQAFSHSHHRNFPVVENGRLVGIVTQKDVVNTGSQQLARDTPINQIMTPEPVTVSPSATLAYVLHLLNRYNLSCLPVTEGRKLIGIITRTDIIRIEAERLNGNVDKIEPTKTLEPSYVIYQTRAPAIRKGRLLVPLSHPQTAETLLEMAAAIAKQKNYEIECLQVIIVARDRTPSETAVQTINSHRLLQQAVQLGEDWRIPVHTQIRVAHDVAGAILETVKERHIDLVLMGWKGNTSTPGRVFSRVVDTVIRQAACDVVLVKLNDQKSFNRWLLPMAGGPNSSQAIQLLPALSSLSSSPAIKLYQVFKPTESTPNTTLLDNCVRFLQPRVSGKVTATPVCAGSVPEAVINYAQQDHSDVIILGASRESLLKQAIHGNIPENISRRSNCTVILVRSATACKIFV
- the rppA gene encoding two-component system response regulator RppA, coding for MRLILVEDEADLGAAIKEVLTHEAYVVDWFLDGTQAWQYLETGWTEYTLGIFDWMLPGISGVELCRCLRASKGGASLTRQSILPILMLTAKDRMEEKIIGLDSGADDYLVKPFDMAELLARLRALQRRASYVGTTFTPQIQPRRLQVGCLTLNYITHELTRYYPDGEKQLLSLTAKEFQLLEYFMRHPQQIISRDQIINQLWEIGAEPCSNVVAAQIRLLRRKLGEEDSESLIETIYGVGYRLNIHTGKQTAL
- the rppB gene encoding two-component system sensor histidine kinase RppB: MQRNPIFYQTRLRLAAWYTLVMGGILGLSGLGVYSVVAHTYYETIDQGLQSVAKALHQSIEPAWQQPGHLEQLAQELSLKLCLTPINCLPKTTIIKQPIAEAANSVNYYIRLLDRSEKLFAIAGMSFNDLPMTSPTKQWQILTDFSGTRYRQITLPLYTQNQLSGYLQVARSLTDLDQHLNYLRLTLLLGLPISMIFVGLSSWWLAGRAMQPVYHTYQQMQQFTADAAHEFRTPLAAMYSTIEAAIKLQQEPKSNNSILDVLKRQNRRLSQLVGDLLLLTRIDQKQIIGEYQPCCLNDLISDLIEELAFLAVENQVNLSKELLVTKKIYVMGNEEQLYRLISNLIINAIQATPSGGKVTIFLEDSEHYAIIKVQDTGIGIAVEHQARIFDRFYRVDRDRSRTSGGSGLGLAIALAIALAHKGSIHLQSQPGLGSTFTVRLPL
- a CDS encoding ZIP family metal transporter, with translation MFPLWLKAGFWGLVGGSALLLGSAVGYYAKIPQRAIAAIMAFGAGVLISALAFELMDEAYKRGGFDSTAIGFLGGAVVYTGANWFLSYQGAKHRKRSGEQQPSEEQDSGSGLAIAVGALLDGIPESIVIGVSMIGGGVVSWVTVAAVFLSNVPEGLSSAAGMKKAGRSTAYIFGVWGAIAIISGIAALLGYALFSHFSQEVIAATTAVAAGAILAMISDTMIPEAFEQAHDFAGLIVVLGFLAAFVLSKLA